Proteins encoded in a region of the Deefgea piscis genome:
- the scpB gene encoding SMC-Scp complex subunit ScpB — protein sequence MDQNQAIKIIETVLLTSQEALRVSQIKKIFNDELSSAFVLQCLHEIAASWQDRGIELLELANGWRFRAKPEMQIYLNQLNPEKPPRYSRAVMETLAIIAYKQPITRGEIEEIRGVVVSSQIIQTLKERGWLEVIGHKEVPGRPELLATNATFLADLGLKKLSELPSFALDAETLIQRD from the coding sequence ATGGATCAAAATCAAGCAATTAAAATCATTGAAACGGTATTGTTAACGAGTCAAGAAGCATTGCGTGTTTCGCAAATTAAAAAGATATTTAATGATGAATTGAGTTCCGCGTTTGTTTTGCAATGTTTGCATGAAATAGCGGCGTCTTGGCAAGATCGTGGTATTGAATTATTAGAGCTCGCCAATGGTTGGCGCTTTCGCGCTAAACCTGAAATGCAAATTTATTTAAACCAATTAAATCCAGAAAAACCACCGCGTTATAGTCGCGCAGTCATGGAAACGCTGGCGATTATTGCGTATAAACAGCCGATTACGCGTGGTGAGATCGAAGAGATTCGCGGCGTGGTGGTGTCAAGCCAGATTATTCAAACCTTAAAAGAGCGTGGCTGGTTGGAGGTCATTGGGCATAAAGAAGTGCCCGGTCGGCCGGAATTGCTAGCAACCAATGCAACTTTCCTTGCGGATTTAGGCTTAAAGAAATTAAGCGAGTTGCCGTCTTTTGCTTTGGATGCAGAAACATTGATTCAACGTGATTAA
- a CDS encoding bifunctional diguanylate cyclase/phosphodiesterase: MSQSKQKYYLLALAYLLAGLIDCSVLPKDTWFSPLNLQLGIAVAGLLLMGPRAILCCIPGAICYGLELAAPTLWLAATVTLLNLAQALCVFSLLPLFVSEGEFRINDSHRLLLAGPIYSNILFASMFISVVQFVIAQPLLLQNWLMVWLAQSLSLLIVIPGIYAVLSDKESLNANWIIELTLIITVVAGGSILLLQGHNVYALEFAYLMFPLFIWSSLRLGQIANSAIALVILLVISSQYIGETNSVVHTVRLLFLLAIALQTAIFLTASHRENQRAINAARLAGKIFQHASEGILLTDANAKIIAINPAFEKITGFQARDAIGKTSRIFGRQQGRLSVLQSNQLTSLHQIGHWEGEVQDWRKGGGAYPAWLSMSAVRDEYNQITNYVAVFSDYTTRKESEQKMRHLAQHDALTGLLNRSGLHEALGQTLTRASTKCRSFALLFIDLDRFKTINDTLGHDVGDELLKVVAQRLQGNVKQQDTVARLGGDEFTVLLENVIHNEQIIQVAERILLALGEVYQVGEHELFVTGSIGISLYPHDAGQAAQLMKNADIAMYRAKEMGKNTYQFYSIDMNMAHQMSHLNLENALRFALERQQLQLWYQPQFDLATGQLAGLECLIRWRHPQLGLISPLEFIPIAEENGLIIPIGDWVLNEACQCVQRWRQQGFVVPQIAVNLSVRQFRPDLLLSQVTQALQNSGLPAHVLELEVTESLIMTRINEAIAILQQLKQLGVKVAIDDFGTGHSSLSQLKNLPLDTLKIDRSFIEGIPEQADDVVIAETIVILAQKLGLNVVAEGVETQAQMQVLRDMGCACAQGYFYSKPLSAPDMENMLISMAKQVTEVY, from the coding sequence ATGTCGCAATCTAAGCAAAAATATTATTTATTGGCGTTAGCCTATCTTTTGGCTGGACTGATTGATTGCAGTGTCTTACCCAAAGATACTTGGTTTAGTCCATTAAACTTGCAATTAGGTATTGCTGTGGCGGGCTTGTTGCTAATGGGGCCCAGAGCGATACTGTGCTGTATTCCCGGTGCAATTTGTTATGGTCTTGAGCTTGCCGCACCGACTTTATGGCTTGCGGCCACTGTGACACTGCTCAATCTAGCGCAGGCGCTCTGTGTTTTTAGCTTGTTGCCACTGTTTGTATCCGAAGGCGAATTTAGAATTAACGATAGTCATCGTTTATTATTAGCAGGCCCAATTTATAGCAATATTTTATTTGCTAGCATGTTTATCTCTGTGGTGCAGTTTGTAATTGCGCAACCTTTATTGCTGCAAAATTGGCTCATGGTCTGGCTGGCTCAGTCCTTGAGTTTATTAATTGTAATTCCCGGTATATATGCGGTATTGAGCGATAAAGAGTCGCTCAATGCCAATTGGATTATTGAATTAACCTTAATCATTACCGTAGTCGCCGGCGGCAGCATTTTATTGCTGCAAGGGCATAATGTGTATGCCCTAGAATTTGCTTATTTAATGTTTCCTTTATTTATTTGGTCATCATTGCGTCTCGGGCAGATTGCCAATAGCGCCATTGCTTTAGTTATTTTGTTGGTGATCAGTAGTCAATATATTGGCGAAACTAATTCCGTTGTGCATACGGTTCGATTGTTATTTTTGTTGGCAATCGCGCTGCAAACAGCGATTTTTTTAACCGCTTCACACCGTGAAAATCAGCGCGCAATCAATGCTGCGCGCTTGGCGGGTAAGATCTTTCAGCATGCCAGTGAAGGCATTTTACTAACCGATGCCAATGCCAAGATTATTGCCATCAATCCCGCTTTTGAAAAAATAACCGGTTTTCAAGCTCGCGATGCGATTGGCAAAACCTCGCGTATTTTTGGCCGCCAGCAAGGCCGGCTAAGCGTGCTGCAATCGAATCAATTAACCAGTTTGCATCAAATAGGTCATTGGGAGGGCGAGGTGCAAGATTGGCGCAAAGGCGGCGGCGCTTATCCTGCTTGGCTGTCAATGAGCGCGGTGCGTGATGAATATAATCAAATTACCAATTACGTGGCGGTTTTTTCCGATTACACCACGCGCAAAGAGTCTGAGCAAAAAATGCGTCATTTGGCGCAGCATGATGCGTTAACCGGCTTACTCAATCGCAGCGGCTTACACGAGGCTCTGGGGCAAACATTAACGCGGGCCAGTACCAAATGCCGCTCGTTTGCTTTGCTGTTTATTGATTTGGATCGATTTAAAACCATTAACGATACTTTGGGCCACGATGTTGGTGATGAGCTACTCAAAGTGGTTGCGCAGCGCTTGCAAGGCAATGTCAAGCAACAAGATACGGTGGCGCGCTTGGGTGGGGATGAGTTTACGGTGCTATTGGAAAACGTCATTCATAACGAGCAAATTATTCAGGTCGCCGAGCGTATTTTGTTGGCGCTGGGTGAAGTGTATCAAGTGGGCGAACATGAACTTTTTGTCACAGGCTCCATCGGCATTAGTTTATATCCGCATGATGCTGGGCAAGCGGCGCAATTAATGAAAAATGCTGACATTGCGATGTATCGCGCCAAAGAAATGGGCAAAAACACTTACCAGTTTTATTCGATCGATATGAATATGGCGCATCAAATGTCGCATTTGAATTTAGAAAATGCGCTGCGTTTTGCCTTAGAGCGTCAGCAATTGCAATTATGGTATCAACCGCAGTTTGATTTAGCGACCGGGCAATTGGCCGGATTGGAATGTTTAATTCGCTGGCGGCACCCGCAATTGGGTTTGATATCCCCACTCGAATTTATTCCAATTGCCGAAGAAAATGGTTTGATCATTCCCATTGGCGATTGGGTACTGAATGAAGCGTGCCAATGCGTGCAGCGCTGGCGGCAGCAAGGATTTGTGGTGCCACAAATTGCCGTAAACCTGTCGGTGCGGCAATTTAGGCCTGATCTCTTGCTGTCGCAAGTGACGCAAGCGCTGCAAAATAGCGGACTACCCGCCCACGTGTTGGAGCTTGAAGTCACTGAAAGCTTGATTATGACGCGGATTAATGAAGCCATTGCCATTTTGCAGCAGCTCAAACAATTGGGCGTGAAAGTGGCTATTGATGATTTTGGAACGGGTCATTCATCCTTATCGCAACTGAAAAACTTACCGCTGGATACATTAAAAATCGACCGCTCGTTTATTGAAGGTATTCCTGAGCAGGCTGATGATGTGGTGATTGCCGAAACCATTGTGATTTTGGCCCAAAAACTGGGCTTAAATGTCGTTGCCGAAGGCGTTGAGACGCAGGCACAAATGCAGGTCTTGCGGGATATGGGTTGCGCTTGTGCGCAGGGTTACTTCTACAGTAAACCATTATCAGCACCGGATATGGAAAATATGCTGATCAGCATGGCTAAGCAAGTGACTGAGGTATATTAA